A genomic segment from Tuwongella immobilis encodes:
- a CDS encoding FHA domain-containing protein, with protein sequence MKVNLIVAQGVHQGKQIPISVPEFIIGRDEKCQLRPASQVISKQHCAIIQRDGKVFIKDFGSTNGTFVNKSQISGEVLLNDQDYLQVGPLEFRIQIQVPVVQSDSKPSMPATPAKAAASQTVAASAKETVVSEAKTVAPAAKPAPKPVAATVDDSALNRDESKETDGQNSERLAALLLGMGDDDDTPSPTADGIPEGSTVMEMPGLNPTADAKKPAAKADDKVANSNVAADILKLYTQRRRT encoded by the coding sequence ATGAAGGTTAATCTAATCGTTGCCCAAGGGGTTCACCAAGGGAAGCAAATTCCCATTAGTGTTCCTGAGTTTATCATCGGTCGGGACGAAAAGTGCCAACTCCGTCCTGCCAGTCAGGTCATTTCCAAACAGCATTGCGCCATCATTCAGCGCGACGGCAAAGTGTTCATTAAGGATTTCGGCAGCACCAACGGGACATTTGTCAATAAATCGCAAATTTCCGGAGAAGTTCTGCTCAACGATCAAGACTATCTGCAGGTCGGTCCACTCGAGTTCCGGATTCAGATTCAAGTGCCGGTTGTTCAATCGGACAGCAAGCCGAGCATGCCGGCGACTCCGGCCAAAGCCGCCGCATCGCAAACGGTTGCCGCTTCCGCAAAAGAAACCGTGGTTTCCGAAGCAAAGACTGTGGCACCCGCAGCCAAACCAGCACCGAAACCAGTCGCCGCGACGGTCGATGATTCTGCGCTCAACCGCGATGAATCCAAAGAGACCGACGGCCAGAATTCGGAACGACTCGCCGCCTTACTGCTTGGAATGGGCGATGATGACGATACTCCCTCGCCGACCGCAGACGGAATTCCGGAAGGAAGCACCGTCATGGAGATGCCAGGGTTGAATCCGACCGCGGATGCCAAAAAACCGGCCGCGAAAGCCGATGACAAAGTTGCGAACTCCAACGTCGCAGCGGATATTCTGAAACTGTACACGCAACGCCGTCGAACCTAA